In Lotus japonicus ecotype B-129 chromosome 5, LjGifu_v1.2, one genomic interval encodes:
- the LOC130718004 gene encoding small polypeptide DEVIL 14, with translation MAAASVFSVRSSKFRSWGAAGRCSKQVRQQRTRLYIIWRCAVLLLCAHD, from the coding sequence ATGGCAGCTGCTAGTGTATTCTCAGTTAGGAGTTCAAAGTTTCGGTCATGGGGGGCAGCCGGGCGGTGTTCCAAACAAGTTCGGCAGCAGAGGACGCGGCTTTACATAATCTGGAGATGCGCTGTCTTACTCTTGTGCGCGCATGACTAA
- the LOC130717952 gene encoding uncharacterized protein LOC130717952 has product MGFNSVFKSLLEIFPQVDARLLRAVAIEHPKDADVAAEIVLTEVIPSMSVKSPPVNPPQDNSPVVMNMEVESKEEGNLLVHDQLFKDADVETPSSSSHLISEEITKTADVGTLGLDLNVALDESTLSSSSNISDDTDKFLGMSEIEDLNISQRDHRAVDNFTEGISDNIAQETSDGFRQEASENFDQEPLDVNDDGAKLISSGICQEMETEQNYVSEEAASTSNNGNRNAHNLNEEWVDFEAPSVDDCDATVCVTSHRLEKGETDLIEVIEVEGSEAEPVQRHAPNAADSLQLELNACPSSTVGETNNVEDNIEGNIAHSQHIQACRIDLLEQTIDDAKTNKKTLFSSMESLINLMREVELQEKAAEQANMEAATGGSNILVRVEEYKTMLLHAKEANDMHAGEIYGEKAILATELKELQSRLTTLSGERDKSLAILEEMRQSLEARLAAAEILRKAAEREMLEKEESARKALAEQEAMMEKVVQESARLQHEAEENSKLQEFLMDRGRVVDVLQGEISVICQDVRLLKEKFDANLPLSKSFTSSQTSCKLASSGSSHRTVASDVGSEQSDSSELLKITSPAASIKSLSSKSGNEERPIADHNALLDDGWDICEEDGELLNSGVW; this is encoded by the exons ATGGGTTTCAATTCGGTTTTTAAATCATTGCTGGAGATATTTCCACAG GTGGATGCCAGATTATTGAGGGCTGTGGCTATTGAACACCCAAAGGATGCTGATGTTGCTGCTGAAATCGTTCTTACTGAAGTCATTCCATCGATGTCTGTAAAATCACCCCCTGTTAATCCTCCACAGGATAATAGTCCTGTAGTCATGAACATGGAAG TTGAAAGCAAGGAGGAAGGAAATTTGTTGGTGCATGATCAGCTTTTTAAAGATGCCGATGTGGAaactccttcttcatcttcacatTTGATATCTGAAGAAATCACCAAAACTGCTGATGTGGGCACTCTTGGACTGGATCTGAATGTGGCTCTTGATGAGTCCACCCTGTCAAGTTCCAGTAATATAAGTGATGATACTGATAAATTTCTTGGAATGAGTGAAATTGAGGATCTAAATATTTCTCAACGTGATCATCGTGCTGTAGATAACTTCACTGAAGGGATCTCAGATAATATTGCTCAGGAGACATCAGATGGTTTTAGGCAGGAAGCTAGTGAAAATTTTGATCAGGAACCACTTGATGTGAATGATGATGGTGCAAAGTTGATTTCTTCTGGTATATGTCAAGAGATGGAAACTGAACAGAATTACGTTAGTGAGGAGGCTGCTTCCACTAGCAACAATGGCAATAGAAATGCACACAATCTGAATGAAGAGTGGGTAGATTTTGAAGCTCCTTCAGTGGATGATTGTGATGCCACTGTCTGTGTTACAAGTCACCGATTGGAAAAAGGTGAAACTGACTTGATTGAGGTGATTGAGGTAGAAGGCTCTGAGGCTGAACCTGTTCAACGGCATGCACCAAATGCTGCAGACAGTCTTCAATTAGAACTTAATGCTTGCCCTTCTTCTACTGTTGGTGAAACTAATAATGTTGAAGATAACATTGAGGGGAATATCGCACATAGCCAACATATTCAAGCATGCAGGATTGATCTTCTTGAGCAGACTATTGATGATGCTAAAACCAACAAG AAAACCTTGTTTTCATCAATGGAATCTCTCATAAACTTAATGAGAGAAGTGGAACTTCAGGAGAAAGCTGCAGAGCAGGCCAATATGGAAGCTGCTACAGGAGGGTCTAATATTCTGGTCAGGGTTGAAGAGTATAAAACCATGTTGCTGCATGCCAAAGAAGCAAATGACATG CATGCAGGAGAAATTTATGGAGAAAAAGCAATTCTGGCAACTGAACTGAAGGAACTTCAATCTCGTTTGACCACCTTGTCTGGTGAAAGGGATAAGTCTCTTGCAATTCTTGAAGAG ATGCGCCAGTCCCTTGAAGCTCGATTAGCTGCAGCAGAAATATTGAGGAAAGCAGCTGAGCGTGAAATGCTGGAAAAGGAGGAATCTGCGCGAAAGGCTCTTGCTGAACAGGAAGCAATGATGGAGAAGGTAGTACAGGAGTCAGCAAGACTACAGCATGAAGCAGAAGAGAATTCAAag TTACAGGAGTTCCTGATGGATCGTGGGCGGGTCGTTGATGTATTGCA AGGAGAAATTTCTGTTATTTGTCAGGATGTAAGGCTTCTAAAAGAGAAATTTGATGCAAATCTTCCTCTGAGTAAATCCTTCACCTCAAGCCAAACAAGTTGCAAGTTAGCTTCTTCAGGTTCATCCCACAGAACGGTAGCATCTGATGTGGGTTCTGAGCAAAGTGATTCATCTGAGTTACTTAAGATCACCAGCCCAGCAGCCTCCATTAAAAGCCTTTCTTCCAAAAGTGGGAATGAAGAGAGGCCCATAGCTGATCACAATGCGCTTCTTGATGATGGGTGGGATATTTGCGAAGAAGATGGAGAACTACTGAATTCCGGAGTTTGGTGA